The following are from one region of the Flavobacteriaceae bacterium UJ101 genome:
- a CDS encoding 4-hydroxyproline epimerase (Catalyzes the epimerization of trans-4-hydroxy-L-proline (t4LHyp) to cis-4-hydroxy-D-proline (c4DHyp). Is likely involved in a degradation pathway that converts t4LHyp to alpha- ketoglutarate. Displays no proline racemase activity; Belongs to the proline racemase family.; KEGG: psf:PSE_4633 4-hydroxyproline epimerase), which translates to MGTKTFFCVDAHTCGNPVRVVAGGGPILEGATMSEKRQHFLKEFDWIRKGLMFEPRGHDMMSGSILYPPTNPENDIGVLFIETSGCLPMCGHGTIGTVTIAIEQGLVFPKVEGKLRLETPAGLVLVNYTKEGKKVTSVRLTNIASYLEAENLSVECPDLGKLNVDVAYGGNFYAIVDPQENFKGLENYTAGELIRWSRIIRERLNESYSFVHPENETIQGLSHLLWTGKPLSSEATARNAVFYGDKAIDRSPCGTGTSARMAQWYAKGKLKSGEDFVHESIIGSQFIGRIEREVNLDNKKAIIPSIEGWARVTGYNNIIIDDDDPYAHGFQVI; encoded by the coding sequence ATGGGAACAAAAACATTTTTTTGTGTAGATGCACATACTTGTGGAAACCCTGTTCGTGTTGTAGCAGGAGGTGGCCCAATTTTAGAAGGAGCCACAATGAGTGAAAAAAGACAACATTTTTTAAAAGAATTTGATTGGATAAGAAAAGGGTTGATGTTTGAGCCTCGTGGTCATGATATGATGTCAGGGAGTATTTTATATCCTCCTACCAACCCTGAAAATGATATAGGAGTTCTTTTTATAGAGACAAGTGGTTGTTTACCCATGTGTGGTCATGGAACCATTGGAACCGTTACAATTGCAATAGAGCAAGGTTTAGTTTTTCCTAAAGTGGAAGGGAAATTACGTTTAGAAACCCCAGCAGGATTGGTTCTGGTAAACTATACAAAAGAAGGAAAAAAAGTAACTTCTGTACGGTTGACCAATATTGCTTCCTATTTAGAAGCTGAAAATCTATCTGTTGAATGTCCAGATTTAGGGAAGTTGAATGTAGATGTAGCTTATGGAGGTAATTTTTATGCTATTGTAGATCCTCAAGAAAATTTTAAAGGATTAGAAAATTATACAGCAGGAGAATTAATACGATGGAGTAGAATAATTCGAGAACGACTCAATGAATCATATAGTTTTGTGCATCCTGAAAATGAAACGATTCAAGGTTTAAGTCATTTGTTATGGACTGGAAAACCACTTTCTTCAGAAGCGACAGCACGTAATGCTGTTTTTTACGGTGATAAAGCTATTGATCGTTCCCCTTGTGGAACGGGAACATCTGCTAGAATGGCACAATGGTATGCAAAAGGAAAATTAAAATCAGGAGAAGATTTTGTACACGAAAGTATTATTGGTTCTCAATTTATAGGTAGAATTGAAAGAGAAGTAAATTTAGATAATAAAAAAGCCATTATTCCAAGTATAGAAGGTTGGGCAAGAGTAACAGGTTATAACAATATTATAATAGATGACGATGATCCTTATGCTCATGGGTTTCAAGTGATTTAA
- a CDS encoding xaa-Pro aminopeptidase (Belongs to the peptidase M24B family.; KEGG: srd:SD10_19345 Xaa-Pro aminopeptidase), producing MMRYPKISTQLFIENRQRFMQNMQSNTIAILSSNDIMPTNADDVMGFSQNNDLFYLSGIDQENTILVLYPDAVKEENKTLLFIKETNEHIKVWEGEKFSKEEAEEISGIATIKWVKEFEKTLQLFAFEADGFYLGHNEHIKRATAEIETREDRMIVWCKKQYPLHSYDRVAKITRSLRQIKSDVEIDLIKKAIAISEKGFQKVLKTVKAGIKEYELEAELTYQIIKNGGNRHAFKPIVASGANACALHYTDNNDILCPEDFVLMDFGVNYANYNSDTTRCFPVSGKFSLRQKEVYQAVLHCLKEGSKLLQIGVAHAEYEKNMIKLVEEQLIVLGLITKEDIKNQDPKNPAYKKYFMHGTAHHLGLDVHDVGLYSRKLEAGMVLTCEPGIYIPEEKIGCRLENDYLITEKGPVNLSESLPIEIEEIEELLSS from the coding sequence ATGATGCGATATCCAAAAATTTCTACTCAATTATTTATAGAAAATAGACAGCGATTTATGCAAAATATGCAATCCAATACCATTGCAATTTTATCTTCTAATGATATTATGCCGACTAATGCAGATGATGTGATGGGTTTTTCTCAAAATAATGATCTTTTTTATTTAAGTGGAATCGATCAGGAAAATACGATTTTAGTTTTATATCCTGATGCAGTAAAAGAAGAAAATAAGACGTTACTTTTTATAAAAGAAACGAATGAGCATATTAAAGTTTGGGAAGGAGAAAAATTTTCGAAGGAAGAAGCAGAAGAAATTTCAGGTATTGCAACGATAAAATGGGTAAAAGAGTTTGAGAAAACCTTGCAACTTTTTGCATTTGAAGCAGATGGATTTTATTTGGGACATAATGAACATATTAAAAGAGCTACTGCTGAGATTGAAACGCGAGAAGATCGAATGATTGTATGGTGTAAAAAACAATATCCATTACATTCTTATGATCGTGTAGCAAAAATTACAAGGTCTTTACGCCAAATTAAAAGTGATGTAGAAATTGATTTAATTAAAAAAGCTATAGCAATTAGTGAAAAAGGATTTCAAAAAGTTTTAAAAACAGTAAAAGCAGGTATTAAAGAATATGAATTAGAAGCAGAATTAACCTATCAAATTATTAAAAATGGAGGAAATCGACATGCTTTTAAACCCATTGTTGCGAGTGGGGCAAATGCTTGTGCGTTACATTATACGGATAATAATGATATACTTTGTCCAGAAGATTTTGTTTTAATGGATTTTGGAGTAAACTATGCTAATTATAACTCTGATACAACCCGTTGTTTTCCTGTCTCAGGTAAATTTTCATTACGTCAGAAAGAAGTTTATCAAGCTGTTTTACATTGCTTAAAAGAAGGTTCTAAATTATTACAAATAGGAGTTGCTCATGCAGAATATGAAAAGAATATGATTAAATTGGTTGAAGAACAGTTAATAGTTTTAGGGTTAATTACAAAAGAAGATATTAAAAATCAAGATCCTAAAAATCCAGCTTATAAAAAATATTTTATGCACGGTACTGCACATCATTTAGGTTTAGATGTACATGATGTAGGATTATATAGTAGAAAATTAGAAGCAGGGATGGTTTTAACTTGTGAACCTGGGATTTATATTCCCGAAGAAAAAATAGGATGTCGATTAGAAAACGATTATTTGATTACCGAGAAAGGTCCTGTTAATCTTTCTGAATCATTGCCTATTGAAATAGAAGAAATAGAAGAATTGTTAAGTAGTTAA
- a CDS encoding 4-hydroxy-tetrahydrodipicolinate synthase (Catalyzes the reversible aldol cleavage of N- acetylneuraminic acid (sialic aci; Neu5Ac) to form pyruvate and N-acetylmannosamine (ManNAc) via a Schiff base intermediate; Belongs to the DapA family. NanA subfamily.; KEGG: vpa:VP1335 4-hydroxy-tetrahydrodipicolinate synthase) produces the protein MQINWKGVMPAVTTKFTLEDTLDLANFEINIQAQVEAGVHGIILGGTLGEASTLSEDEKIILVRETVRIVKGKIPVIINIAEQSTKEAIYAAKIAEEDGASGLMILPPMRYKADDNETVTYFKKIAESTSLPIMIYNNPVDYGIEVTLDMFEELAVCKNIQAVKESTRDISNITRMKNRFGDRFKILSGVDTLALESLLMGADGWVAGLVCAFPKETVAIYSLVKAGRLEEALAIYRWFLPLLELDINSKLVQNIKLAEVATGIGTEYVREPRLPLQGKEREKVLEIIEKGIQTRPVLPNYKNLLIEV, from the coding sequence ATGCAAATAAATTGGAAAGGAGTAATGCCTGCCGTTACAACTAAATTTACTTTAGAAGATACATTGGATTTAGCCAATTTTGAAATTAATATACAAGCACAAGTAGAAGCTGGAGTTCATGGAATTATTTTAGGGGGGACACTTGGAGAAGCCAGTACTTTATCAGAAGATGAAAAAATAATTTTAGTTCGAGAAACTGTACGTATAGTAAAAGGAAAAATCCCTGTAATTATCAATATTGCAGAACAATCCACTAAAGAAGCAATTTATGCAGCCAAAATAGCAGAAGAAGATGGAGCATCTGGTTTGATGATATTACCTCCAATGCGTTATAAAGCAGATGATAATGAAACTGTAACTTATTTTAAAAAGATAGCAGAAAGTACTTCTTTACCTATTATGATTTATAATAATCCTGTTGATTATGGTATTGAAGTGACTTTAGATATGTTTGAAGAACTAGCAGTATGTAAAAATATACAGGCTGTAAAAGAATCTACACGAGATATTTCAAATATTACCCGAATGAAAAATCGTTTTGGAGATCGATTTAAAATTTTAAGTGGAGTGGACACATTGGCTCTTGAAAGTTTATTGATGGGGGCTGATGGTTGGGTTGCAGGATTAGTTTGTGCTTTCCCAAAAGAAACGGTAGCTATTTATAGTTTAGTAAAAGCGGGTCGTTTAGAAGAAGCATTAGCTATTTATCGTTGGTTTTTACCTTTATTAGAGTTAGATATTAATTCTAAACTGGTACAAAATATAAAATTAGCAGAAGTAGCCACTGGAATAGGTACCGAATATGTAAGAGAGCCACGTTTACCTTTACAAGGAAAAGAAAGAGAAAAAGTACTTGAAATTATTGAAAAAGGGATACAAACAAGACCTGTACTACCTAATTATAAAAATTTATTAATAGAGGTTTAA
- the aldH gene encoding aldehyde dehydrogenase (NADP(+)) (Catalyzes the NAD(P)(+)-dependent oxidation of alpha- ketoglutaric semialdehyde (alphaKGSA) to alpha-ketoglutarate in the D-glutarate degradation pathway; Belongs to the aldehyde dehydrogenase family.; KEGG: fco:FCOL_10760 NADP-dependent aldehyde dehydrogenase), which produces MITGKNYIGNTLSELGSTSFKTFNSELNKENNHIFKEASKEEIKQAILLATEAFKTYRNTSSKEKSAFLNSIAEEILALGDDLIQTAMEESGLPEGRLIGERGRTIGQLKMFANLLEEGSWVEAIIDTALPERTPAPRPDLRKMLVPIGPVVVFGASNFPFAFSTAGGDTASALASGCPVIVKSHPMHAGTGELMASAIIKAAHKTGMPNGVFSNLNSKGIEVGRQLVQDPLIKSVAFTGSFQGGKALFDLANSRQDPIPVFAEMGSINPVIVLPKILVDKKEELAEQLVNSITLGSGQFCTNPGLIIGLKSEDFDQFVQQLGKKVEGKTPAIMLHPHIVNNFDDKSQNILKEDHVVTVGKYNNMVNPNTGKQVIAKVSGKYFLENINLHQEVFGPFSLVVECENKEELAHVVNQLEGQLTGTIMGKEEELLDYKEIIDNLVEKVGRILYNGVPTGVEVCHAMHHGGPYPSTTDARFTSVGTSAIKRFVRPVCFQNWPQALLPEPLKNKNITHNIRLVNGRYTTEDIIIKT; this is translated from the coding sequence ATGATTACAGGAAAAAATTACATAGGAAATACATTGTCTGAATTAGGAAGTACATCGTTTAAAACCTTTAATTCAGAATTAAATAAAGAGAACAATCACATTTTTAAAGAAGCTTCAAAAGAAGAAATTAAGCAAGCTATTCTATTAGCTACTGAAGCGTTTAAAACATATAGAAATACATCATCAAAAGAAAAAAGTGCTTTTTTAAATAGTATCGCTGAAGAGATTTTAGCTTTAGGAGATGATCTGATTCAAACTGCAATGGAAGAATCAGGTTTGCCTGAAGGAAGACTAATAGGTGAACGAGGTCGAACGATTGGACAATTAAAAATGTTTGCCAATTTATTAGAAGAAGGCTCTTGGGTTGAAGCCATAATTGATACTGCTTTACCAGAGAGAACTCCAGCTCCTAGGCCTGATCTAAGAAAAATGTTAGTTCCAATAGGTCCTGTTGTAGTTTTTGGAGCAAGTAATTTTCCTTTTGCTTTTTCAACAGCTGGAGGAGATACAGCTTCCGCACTAGCTTCTGGGTGTCCTGTCATTGTTAAATCACATCCAATGCATGCAGGTACAGGTGAATTGATGGCATCAGCGATTATAAAAGCAGCCCATAAGACTGGTATGCCTAATGGTGTTTTTTCCAATTTGAATAGTAAAGGAATTGAGGTTGGACGCCAGTTAGTACAAGATCCACTAATAAAATCAGTAGCTTTTACAGGTAGTTTTCAAGGAGGAAAAGCTTTATTTGATTTAGCCAACAGTAGACAAGATCCAATTCCTGTTTTTGCAGAAATGGGAAGTATAAATCCAGTGATTGTATTACCTAAAATTTTAGTAGATAAAAAAGAAGAATTAGCAGAACAATTGGTAAACTCTATAACCTTAGGTTCAGGTCAATTTTGTACGAATCCAGGTTTAATTATAGGATTGAAAAGTGAAGATTTTGATCAATTTGTTCAACAATTAGGAAAGAAAGTAGAAGGAAAGACACCTGCTATTATGTTACACCCTCATATAGTCAATAATTTTGATGATAAAAGTCAAAACATATTAAAAGAAGACCATGTTGTGACTGTAGGGAAATACAATAATATGGTAAATCCGAATACAGGAAAGCAAGTCATTGCAAAAGTTTCTGGAAAGTACTTTTTAGAAAATATTAATTTGCATCAAGAAGTATTTGGACCATTTTCTTTAGTAGTAGAATGTGAAAATAAGGAAGAGTTGGCTCATGTTGTGAATCAATTGGAAGGACAATTAACAGGAACAATAATGGGAAAAGAAGAAGAATTACTTGATTATAAAGAGATAATAGATAACTTAGTAGAAAAAGTAGGTCGAATTTTATATAATGGTGTGCCTACAGGTGTAGAAGTTTGCCATGCTATGCATCATGGAGGTCCTTACCCCTCTACAACGGATGCTCGTTTCACATCAGTAGGAACATCTGCTATAAAACGATTTGTACGACCTGTTTGTTTTCAAAATTGGCCACAAGCATTATTGCCTGAACCATTAAAAAATAAAAATATAACACACAATATACGTTTAGTGAACGGAAGGTATACAACAGAGGATATAATAATTAAAACTTAG
- a CDS encoding na(+)/H(+) antiporter NhaP (Na(+)/H(+) antiporter that extrudes sodium in exchange for external protons. Has also weak Li(+)/H(+) antiport activity; Belongs to the monovalent cation:proton antiporter 1 (CPA1) transporter (TC 2.A.36) family.), which produces MDYFSIATILIVLSALFGYLNIRFLKLPNTIGLMVITILFTLGTVVIGFFDNTLLIKEKEFITQIDFTHVLLDIMLSFLLFAGALHTNFNQLKVQRWPIILFATLGTLISTFLVGSFMYFILPFIGLSVDFIYCLLFGALISPTDPIAVLGILKKAGVPKKLETKIVGESLFNDGVGVVIFLTIFQIAQSQTSEVEVFDVVELFGQEVIGGIGLGLILGWATYKLLKSIDDYDVEVIITLAAVMGGTLLAQKLHLSAPLAMVTAGLIVGHDTVRGTAMSEVTEAYVDKFWELTDVLLNTILFVMIGMELLVLTFNEHYVVAGLLGIPLVLFARYLSLFAPISLLSKKLDFEPNTSLIMTWGGLRGGISIALALSLTPDMHRELFLVITYTIVVFSIIVQGLTVEPLVKRLNRKNNNSL; this is translated from the coding sequence ATGGATTATTTTTCAATAGCTACTATATTAATCGTTTTATCAGCCTTATTTGGTTATTTAAATATTCGTTTTCTAAAACTTCCTAATACGATTGGATTAATGGTTATTACCATTTTATTTACTTTAGGAACAGTTGTTATCGGGTTCTTTGATAATACGCTATTGATTAAAGAGAAAGAGTTTATTACCCAAATAGATTTCACCCATGTGTTATTGGATATTATGCTGAGCTTTTTACTATTTGCTGGAGCTTTGCATACTAATTTCAATCAACTAAAAGTACAACGCTGGCCTATTATTCTTTTTGCAACTTTAGGTACTTTAATTTCCACTTTTTTAGTAGGTAGTTTTATGTATTTTATTTTACCTTTCATTGGTTTATCTGTTGATTTTATATATTGTTTATTATTTGGAGCTTTAATCTCTCCTACAGACCCTATTGCTGTATTAGGGATTTTAAAAAAAGCAGGAGTTCCTAAAAAATTAGAAACTAAGATTGTAGGAGAATCTTTATTCAATGATGGTGTTGGAGTAGTAATTTTCTTAACCATTTTTCAAATTGCTCAATCACAAACTTCAGAAGTCGAAGTATTTGATGTTGTAGAACTCTTTGGACAAGAAGTTATTGGAGGTATTGGTTTAGGACTTATTTTAGGATGGGCTACTTATAAATTATTAAAATCAATTGATGATTATGATGTAGAAGTAATCATCACTTTAGCTGCTGTTATGGGTGGAACTTTATTAGCTCAAAAATTACATCTTTCAGCTCCCTTAGCAATGGTTACAGCAGGTTTAATTGTTGGACACGATACAGTGCGCGGCACCGCTATGTCTGAAGTAACAGAGGCCTACGTAGATAAATTTTGGGAACTTACCGATGTATTACTCAATACCATTTTATTTGTTATGATTGGAATGGAATTATTAGTTTTAACATTTAATGAGCACTATGTAGTGGCTGGTTTATTAGGTATTCCTTTGGTATTGTTTGCTCGATACCTTTCTTTATTCGCCCCTATTAGTTTACTGAGTAAAAAATTAGACTTTGAACCTAATACTAGCCTAATTATGACTTGGGGTGGTTTACGAGGTGGTATTTCTATTGCCTTAGCTTTAAGTTTAACCCCTGATATGCACCGTGAACTTTTCTTAGTTATTACTTATACCATAGTAGTATTTTCCATTATTGTTCAAGGTTTAACGGTTGAACCTTTGGTAAAAAGGCTAAATCGTAAAAATAATAACTCATTATAA
- a CDS encoding proline racemase (Catalyzes the epimerization of trans-3-hydroxy-L-proline (t3LHyp) to cis-3-hydroxy-D-proline (c3DHyp) in vitro. Can also catalyze the epimerization of trans-4-hydroxy-L-proline (t3LHyp) to cis-4-hydroxy-D-proline (c4DHyp), albeit with 3.6-fold lower efficiency. Displays no proline racemase activity; Belongs to the proline racemase family.; KEGG: fbc:FB2170_06850 proline racemase) encodes MMKNTYQNILKNTTFIPPQDWHEIKTIDMHTGGEPLRVIVSGFPKLRGNNVLEYRRYVKSHYDYLRTALLFEPRGHADMYGCILLPPNNDEADFGILFLHNEGYSTMCGHAIIAISTLAVQMKWISVVEGDNIIKIDAPCGRIISYTRVQNGKVVDVRFHCVPSFVVGLDRNVFVKGLGDVTYDLAYGGAFYAYVDASQFNLELTPKNYRTLIQKGMAIKEAVIKNDTAIQHPFEEDLSFLYGTIFIGGPISEGINSRNVCIFAEGEVDRCPTGSGVSGRMAIHHARKELAIGERMSIESITQSVFHGSIVKELQYGPFTAIIPEVQGAAYITGMNTFLIDPNDPMKEGFILR; translated from the coding sequence ATGATGAAAAATACTTATCAAAATATTTTAAAAAACACCACCTTTATTCCTCCTCAAGATTGGCATGAAATTAAAACCATTGATATGCATACAGGAGGAGAACCTCTTCGTGTTATTGTTAGTGGTTTTCCTAAATTGAGAGGGAATAATGTGTTAGAATACCGCCGTTATGTAAAGAGTCACTATGACTATTTGCGTACTGCTTTACTATTTGAACCTAGAGGTCATGCTGATATGTATGGCTGTATCCTTCTTCCTCCTAACAATGATGAAGCAGATTTTGGAATTTTATTCCTTCATAATGAAGGCTATAGTACTATGTGCGGTCATGCAATTATTGCAATATCTACCTTAGCCGTTCAAATGAAGTGGATTTCTGTTGTAGAAGGTGATAACATTATTAAAATCGATGCTCCTTGTGGAAGGATTATTTCGTATACACGTGTTCAAAATGGAAAAGTTGTGGATGTTCGGTTTCATTGTGTTCCTTCTTTTGTTGTTGGATTAGACCGAAATGTTTTTGTGAAAGGATTAGGTGATGTCACCTATGATTTAGCTTATGGAGGAGCTTTTTATGCTTATGTAGATGCTTCACAATTCAATCTTGAATTAACTCCTAAAAACTATCGTACTTTAATTCAAAAAGGAATGGCCATTAAAGAAGCTGTGATAAAAAATGATACAGCTATACAACATCCTTTTGAGGAAGATTTAAGCTTTTTATACGGAACCATTTTTATAGGAGGACCTATTTCAGAAGGAATTAACAGTCGAAATGTCTGTATTTTTGCAGAAGGAGAAGTCGATCGTTGTCCAACTGGCTCAGGAGTATCAGGACGAATGGCTATTCATCATGCCCGAAAAGAATTGGCTATAGGAGAAAGAATGAGTATTGAAAGTATTACACAGAGTGTATTTCATGGTAGTATTGTTAAGGAACTACAATACGGTCCTTTTACAGCTATTATTCCAGAAGTTCAAGGAGCGGCTTATATAACAGGAATGAATACTTTTCTTATCGACCCTAATGACCCTATGAAAGAAGGGTTTATTTTACGATAG
- the dadA gene encoding D-arginine dehydrogenase (Catalyzes the oxidative deamination of D-amino acids. Has broad substrate specificit; is mostly active on D-proline, and to a lesser extent, on several other D-amino acids such as D- alanine, D-phenylalanine and D-serine. Mediates electron transport from D-proline to coenzyme Q1 in vitro, and is involved in the electron transport chain from D-proline to the c-type cytochrome in vivo; Belongs to the DadA oxidoreductase family.; KEGG: bvi:Bcep1808_6677 D-amino-acid dehydrogenase) yields MKEVIVIGGGVVGLFSAYYLAQEGCKITILDQNDFSDGCSYGNAGMIVPSHIIPLAAPGMIQQGIKWMFDVKSPFYIEPRINLELIKWGYSFYKSATKSKVEKAMPALKELSVFSKSLYQDLAKDEDDFLYKEKGLLMLYKTASVAEEEIEAAEKAQALGLEVDFLNKSEVLTLEKGLSTDVLGGIHYKSDAHLNPNKLMDFLKRKLKEMGVVFVSNEEVIDFELENNTIKKVQTHCNQYSADEVILATGAWSPRLSKKIGWSLSLLPGKGYSFTIPDLKNKPEIPSILCEAKVAVTPIGEAVRFGGTMEITHVKNTTINTNRVKGITEAISKYYPDCSIPFLNKESIWYGYRPCSPDGLPYIGRLSKVRNILLATGHAMMGLSLAPATGKLITETILNQKTSVSLNLFNPERKF; encoded by the coding sequence TTGAAAGAAGTAATCGTTATAGGTGGAGGTGTAGTAGGATTATTTTCAGCTTATTATTTAGCACAAGAAGGATGTAAAATCACCATTTTAGATCAAAATGATTTTTCAGATGGATGTTCCTATGGAAATGCAGGAATGATTGTTCCTAGTCATATAATTCCATTAGCAGCTCCTGGAATGATTCAACAAGGTATTAAATGGATGTTCGATGTGAAAAGTCCTTTTTATATAGAGCCTAGAATTAATTTAGAATTGATAAAATGGGGCTATTCTTTTTATAAATCAGCAACGAAATCCAAAGTTGAAAAAGCCATGCCTGCTTTAAAAGAATTGTCTGTTTTTAGTAAATCTTTATATCAAGACTTAGCTAAAGATGAAGATGATTTTCTTTATAAAGAAAAAGGTTTATTGATGCTTTATAAAACAGCCTCTGTGGCCGAAGAAGAAATTGAAGCCGCAGAAAAAGCACAAGCATTAGGATTAGAAGTAGATTTTTTAAATAAAAGTGAAGTTTTGACTTTAGAGAAAGGACTTTCTACAGATGTTTTAGGAGGAATACATTATAAATCAGATGCCCATTTAAATCCCAATAAATTGATGGATTTTTTAAAAAGAAAATTAAAAGAAATGGGAGTTGTCTTTGTTTCTAATGAAGAAGTGATTGATTTTGAATTGGAAAACAATACCATTAAAAAAGTACAAACACATTGTAACCAATATAGTGCTGATGAAGTTATTTTGGCTACGGGAGCTTGGAGTCCAAGATTATCAAAAAAAATAGGGTGGTCTTTATCATTATTACCAGGAAAAGGCTATAGTTTTACTATTCCAGATTTAAAAAATAAACCTGAGATTCCTTCTATCTTATGCGAAGCAAAAGTAGCTGTAACACCTATCGGGGAGGCTGTTCGTTTTGGTGGAACTATGGAAATTACTCATGTTAAAAATACAACAATCAATACCAATAGAGTAAAAGGAATAACAGAAGCTATTTCAAAATATTATCCTGATTGTAGCATTCCATTTCTCAACAAAGAATCAATATGGTATGGCTATCGTCCTTGCTCTCCAGATGGTTTACCTTATATAGGAAGGTTGAGTAAAGTAAGGAATATTCTATTAGCTACAGGGCATGCCATGATGGGACTTAGTTTAGCACCAGCAACAGGAAAGTTGATTACAGAAACCATTTTAAATCAAAAAACATCTGTGTCTTTGAACTTATTTAATCCAGAACGTAAATTTTAA